In the genome of Gemmatimonadota bacterium, one region contains:
- a CDS encoding ABC transporter permease has protein sequence MTSQQVDGAQDRLLESFLRDLRYAGRRLRNNWGFTALAVLTLALGIGATTAVFSVVNGVLLRPLPYPESDRIVTLAERTKSGGSMRVANPNFADIRDQSRSFSRIAFYGDWQTTVVGGSEPVLAGVAHVSTDFIPVMRVSPVMGRSFTREETSQGGPAAALVSSDYWRDHLGSAANLDGHTLKIEGASYQIVGVMPRGFHFPDATEVWIPDPLDLGPTRTAHNLQVVARLRDGVTVSQAQSDLDLIYRRLKGTYGTGMDAHGFSVKTLHDDLVGSVRSPLLLLLGAAALVLLVACTNVASTLLAAGAARRGEIAIRAALGAKRARMLRQLTTEGLLLAMLGAMAGLALAASVLKMMQLLAPSGALPQTGDIGLDGRVVTFALAVGILAAVVSSLFPALRTSSVSITQDLVTRGDVGGRGRIWGLLVATEVAMALLLLVGCGLLVRSFAKVASIDPGFHTDHVLTADIALPEANYPDTTSVATFYDQMLPQLTRLAGVQEAGMTHHIPLTGSAENGGFEIEGVGKAKSYTDYGIATSGYFRALKIPLKSGRLFDDRDRAGTQDVAVVNETFAKEFFPGVNPVGKRVRNLANDDWIYGADRWVTIVGVVGDIHEASLTAPATPAIFVNPLQRPFKARYASLVVRSTVPPESLVPAMRAILKQRGVPATFLTMDARMSGSVAGRKFSTSVLSFFAVVALVLAAIGIYGVVSYQVVQRTREMGIRMALGAQPAQVRGLIVRNSMRVVALGLIAGVLATPLLTHALQTLLFGISAADPGTFAIVLLIFAAVAMLASLIPAHRATRIDPVLALRSE, from the coding sequence ATGACTTCACAACAGGTGGACGGAGCCCAGGACCGGCTACTCGAATCATTTCTGCGCGATCTGCGCTACGCCGGACGGCGGCTGCGCAACAACTGGGGCTTCACGGCGCTAGCCGTGCTCACGCTTGCGCTCGGTATCGGCGCCACAACTGCTGTGTTCAGTGTCGTCAACGGCGTGTTGCTGAGACCGTTGCCGTATCCCGAATCCGACCGGATAGTAACGCTCGCCGAGCGTACAAAGTCCGGTGGTAGCATGCGCGTCGCGAATCCCAACTTCGCCGATATACGAGATCAGAGTCGAAGCTTCAGCAGAATTGCGTTTTACGGCGACTGGCAAACCACAGTGGTTGGCGGAAGCGAACCAGTGCTCGCCGGAGTCGCCCACGTCTCGACGGATTTCATTCCGGTAATGCGCGTGAGCCCAGTAATGGGTCGCTCCTTCACGCGCGAGGAAACATCGCAGGGCGGGCCAGCAGCAGCGCTGGTGAGTTCCGATTACTGGCGTGATCATCTGGGCAGCGCGGCGAACCTCGATGGTCACACGCTCAAGATCGAAGGTGCCAGTTACCAGATCGTTGGTGTAATGCCCAGGGGGTTTCACTTCCCGGACGCTACCGAAGTGTGGATTCCGGACCCGTTGGATCTTGGGCCAACGAGAACGGCTCATAACCTTCAAGTCGTCGCACGACTTCGGGATGGCGTGACAGTCTCGCAGGCGCAGAGCGACCTTGATCTCATCTACAGGCGTCTCAAGGGTACGTATGGCACGGGGATGGATGCCCACGGCTTCAGCGTCAAGACGCTGCACGACGATCTCGTCGGGTCCGTGCGGAGTCCGCTGCTCCTGTTGCTCGGTGCAGCTGCGCTCGTGCTGCTCGTTGCATGCACGAACGTCGCGAGCACGCTGCTTGCCGCTGGTGCTGCGCGGCGTGGCGAGATAGCGATTCGTGCCGCGCTCGGCGCAAAGCGTGCGAGAATGCTGCGCCAGCTTACCACGGAAGGTTTGCTACTGGCGATGCTTGGCGCCATGGCCGGACTGGCGCTCGCGGCGTCCGTGCTCAAGATGATGCAGCTGCTCGCGCCGTCCGGCGCGCTGCCGCAAACCGGTGACATTGGTCTGGACGGAAGAGTGGTCACGTTCGCGCTCGCGGTTGGAATTCTCGCGGCGGTCGTGTCCAGCCTGTTTCCAGCGCTCCGCACGTCGAGTGTGAGTATCACCCAGGATCTGGTGACGCGTGGCGACGTTGGCGGTCGCGGACGGATATGGGGATTGCTCGTCGCGACCGAGGTGGCAATGGCGTTGCTGTTGCTCGTTGGTTGCGGGTTGCTCGTCCGCAGCTTCGCCAAGGTGGCGAGCATCGATCCTGGCTTTCACACCGATCACGTGCTCACGGCGGATATCGCGCTACCAGAGGCGAACTACCCGGATACGACTTCAGTCGCAACGTTCTACGATCAGATGCTTCCTCAGCTGACCCGGTTGGCCGGCGTACAGGAGGCCGGTATGACCCACCATATCCCGCTGACCGGCTCGGCTGAGAACGGTGGCTTCGAGATAGAAGGCGTCGGCAAGGCGAAGAGTTATACCGATTATGGAATAGCAACCAGCGGGTATTTCCGGGCACTGAAGATCCCACTCAAGAGCGGCCGACTGTTCGACGACAGGGACCGAGCCGGCACGCAGGACGTGGCGGTCGTGAACGAAACGTTCGCTAAGGAGTTCTTCCCGGGCGTGAATCCAGTCGGAAAACGCGTTCGCAATCTGGCCAACGACGACTGGATCTATGGTGCAGATCGCTGGGTCACCATCGTCGGAGTCGTCGGTGACATTCACGAAGCGAGCCTGACAGCGCCGGCGACACCAGCCATCTTCGTAAATCCGCTCCAGCGTCCGTTCAAGGCGCGATACGCTTCACTCGTGGTGCGGAGCACGGTCCCGCCGGAATCACTCGTGCCGGCGATGCGCGCCATTCTCAAGCAACGTGGCGTCCCAGCGACGTTTCTGACCATGGATGCGCGAATGTCAGGGTCGGTCGCCGGCCGCAAGTTCAGCACGTCGGTGCTCAGCTTCTTCGCTGTAGTAGCGCTGGTGCTCGCGGCAATCGGCATATACGGCGTGGTATCGTACCAGGTCGTGCAGCGGACCCGAGAGATGGGCATCCGCATGGCGCTGGGCGCGCAACCCGCTCAGGTGCGAGGGCTGATCGTGCGCAATTCGATGCGAGTCGTGGCGCTCGGTCTCATTGCAGGCGTGCTGGCAACGCCGCTGCTGACACACGCATTGCAGACGCTGTTGTTCGGGATCAGCGCAGCAGATCCCGGGACGTTCGCGATCGTGTTGCTGATCTTCGCGGCGGTCGCGATGCTCGCGAGCCTCATACCGGCTCATCGCGCGACGCGTATAGATCCCGTGCTGGCACTGAGAAGTGAATGA
- a CDS encoding ABC transporter ATP-binding protein: MPATQSLIKLDGVTKVYYTDELETHALSGIQLDILEGEYVAIAGPSGGGKTTLLSILGLLDSPTQGVYLLGGQPVESLSRSQRADVRNQRIGFIFQAFNLIGDLTVYENVELPLTYRGMPSDERRQRVNAALERVGMSHRTNHYPAQLSGGQQQRVAVARAVSGDPLILLADEPTGNLDSANGEAIMELLGELHDNGATICMVTHDPRFARHADRSVHLFDGRIVEEERGERAATDQRELRESGFGVV; the protein is encoded by the coding sequence ATGCCCGCGACACAGTCTCTCATCAAGCTCGACGGCGTCACGAAAGTCTATTACACCGACGAGCTCGAGACGCACGCACTCTCAGGGATCCAGTTGGATATCCTGGAGGGAGAGTACGTCGCGATCGCCGGTCCATCCGGTGGCGGCAAGACAACGCTTCTATCGATACTCGGCCTGCTCGATTCGCCTACACAGGGCGTGTATCTCCTCGGCGGGCAGCCGGTCGAATCGTTGAGCCGATCGCAACGCGCCGACGTTCGCAACCAGCGGATCGGGTTCATCTTCCAGGCGTTCAATCTGATCGGCGATCTCACCGTCTACGAGAATGTAGAACTGCCACTCACCTATCGCGGAATGCCGTCGGACGAACGCAGGCAGCGAGTAAACGCTGCGCTGGAGCGGGTCGGTATGTCGCATCGAACCAACCACTATCCGGCGCAACTTTCAGGTGGTCAGCAACAACGCGTCGCGGTCGCACGAGCCGTATCGGGCGATCCGCTCATTCTTCTCGCCGACGAGCCGACAGGAAATCTCGATTCCGCGAACGGCGAGGCGATTATGGAGTTGCTCGGCGAATTGCACGACAATGGCGCCACGATCTGCATGGTAACGCACGACCCACGCTTCGCGCGGCATGCCGATCGGTCGGTGCATCTGTTTGACGGCAGGATTGTGGAAGAAGAGCGTGGTGAGCGGGCAGCTACGGATCAGCGCGAGCTGCGCGAGAGTGGTTTCGGCGTTGTGTAA
- a CDS encoding ABC transporter permease: protein MNTLLSDTRYAIRGLARSRTFTIVAILALAMGVGANSAIFSVVNTVLLRALPYPQPNRIVMLWEHNLSKSVSPHNVVSPANFLAWRDDAKSLRAMGAWFDQQGAVSGGGRDPVSVPIRHASAATFAVLRVSPVLGRTYTRDEDVRNGPRLAVISYDFWQQYFGGRADVIGSPFRLDGESFTVLGVMPRDFRFFDPVKVWAPMQFDDSARTFGGRYLHVAARLEPGVTVDQANSEIRTIAERRARDVPQLDANWTANAQPLRDALVGDVRTGLLVLSGAVGFLLLIACVNVANLMLARASNRQKEFAIRASLGATPARLVRQLLTEGVVLSVVASLVGIGLALFGIRAIVALVPSTFPIPSISDVAIDWRVLAFTLVIAVLTGIAFGLSPARTVSQVELQDSLREGGRTGTGAGRASTRVRGALVIAEMSLAIVLLAGAGLMMRSFSQLNSVNLGIEPDHALMAEIALPNATYSNDTTRVAFFNEVESRIAKLPGVKSVGSISYLPLTGLRSATGFAVAGRPRPPKGQEPTGDMRAVTPGYFRAIGTTIKAGRSFTDADIAGRPEVAIIGETLARTYWPNQNPVGKYIDYEWDGDTHVRIVGVASDVHDAGAGKDPYMEIYRPLAQFPYSGMTMVVRASGDPALLEAPLRNVVRSVDPNQPIAKLETMDALVSQSLANGRLSMMLFGMFGAVGLLLACIGIYGVTSYGVLQRTREFGIRMALGAQPSDVRNLVVQGGAKLTLIGIGIGLVGAILLTRLMRSLLFGVTPTDPMTYAGSVAVLALVSVVASYVPARRATQVDPVIALRNE from the coding sequence ATGAACACGCTGCTCAGTGACACCCGCTACGCGATCCGCGGTCTCGCACGAAGCCGTACCTTCACTATCGTTGCCATACTCGCGCTCGCCATGGGTGTCGGTGCGAACAGCGCTATCTTCTCGGTAGTCAACACAGTCCTGCTCCGCGCGTTGCCGTACCCGCAGCCGAATCGTATCGTGATGCTGTGGGAGCACAATCTGTCAAAGAGCGTCTCTCCACACAACGTGGTGAGTCCGGCGAATTTTCTCGCGTGGCGGGACGATGCAAAGTCGCTCCGCGCCATGGGTGCATGGTTTGACCAGCAGGGTGCCGTGAGCGGTGGAGGCCGAGATCCTGTCTCGGTGCCCATTCGACACGCCTCGGCGGCGACGTTTGCCGTCCTTCGCGTCAGCCCCGTCCTCGGTCGCACGTACACTCGCGACGAGGATGTACGAAACGGCCCGCGGCTGGCAGTCATCAGCTACGACTTCTGGCAGCAGTATTTCGGTGGTCGTGCGGATGTGATCGGTAGTCCGTTCCGGCTCGACGGTGAGAGCTTCACCGTGCTTGGCGTGATGCCGAGGGACTTTCGCTTCTTCGATCCGGTGAAGGTATGGGCACCGATGCAGTTCGACGACTCCGCTCGCACTTTCGGCGGACGATACCTGCACGTCGCAGCGCGTCTCGAGCCTGGCGTCACCGTCGATCAGGCAAACAGCGAGATCCGGACGATCGCCGAGCGACGGGCTCGTGATGTCCCGCAACTCGACGCCAACTGGACCGCGAACGCGCAGCCGCTGCGGGATGCGCTCGTCGGCGATGTACGTACGGGATTGCTCGTGCTGTCGGGAGCGGTAGGATTCCTGCTGCTGATAGCGTGCGTAAACGTCGCGAACCTGATGCTGGCCCGAGCAAGCAATCGTCAGAAGGAGTTCGCGATCCGCGCGTCACTCGGCGCAACTCCCGCACGACTGGTGCGGCAACTGTTGACCGAAGGAGTGGTGCTCTCGGTTGTCGCATCGCTGGTGGGGATCGGTCTCGCGCTATTTGGCATCCGTGCAATCGTTGCGCTGGTTCCAAGCACGTTCCCCATACCATCGATCTCCGACGTTGCAATCGACTGGCGAGTCCTCGCCTTCACGCTGGTCATTGCAGTGCTGACCGGAATCGCATTCGGACTGTCGCCGGCGCGGACCGTCTCGCAAGTAGAGCTGCAGGATTCGCTGCGCGAAGGAGGACGGACCGGAACCGGGGCAGGTCGTGCCAGCACACGAGTGCGCGGCGCGCTCGTCATCGCCGAAATGTCGCTGGCGATCGTGCTGCTAGCTGGCGCCGGACTGATGATGCGATCGTTCTCCCAGTTGAATAGCGTGAACCTGGGCATCGAGCCCGACCATGCTCTCATGGCGGAAATCGCGCTTCCGAACGCGACCTACAGCAATGATACGACGCGCGTCGCGTTCTTCAATGAAGTGGAATCCCGGATCGCGAAGCTACCCGGTGTGAAATCGGTTGGCTCTATCAGCTACCTGCCGCTGACCGGACTGCGCTCAGCTACGGGGTTCGCAGTCGCCGGACGGCCAAGACCGCCGAAAGGCCAGGAGCCGACGGGCGACATGCGAGCGGTGACCCCGGGATACTTCCGCGCGATCGGGACGACCATCAAGGCCGGCCGATCCTTCACTGACGCCGATATCGCCGGCAGACCTGAGGTAGCGATCATCGGTGAGACGCTCGCACGAACGTACTGGCCAAATCAGAATCCGGTCGGCAAGTACATCGATTATGAGTGGGATGGAGATACACACGTCCGGATCGTGGGCGTTGCCAGCGACGTGCACGACGCGGGGGCGGGCAAGGATCCGTACATGGAGATCTATCGTCCACTGGCACAATTCCCGTACTCGGGAATGACGATGGTAGTCCGCGCATCGGGCGATCCGGCATTGCTCGAAGCTCCACTGCGCAACGTTGTGCGATCGGTCGATCCCAACCAGCCAATCGCGAAGCTGGAAACGATGGACGCGCTCGTATCGCAATCGCTCGCCAACGGCAGGTTGAGCATGATGCTGTTCGGCATGTTCGGAGCCGTGGGGCTGCTGCTCGCGTGCATTGGCATATACGGTGTCACATCCTACGGCGTGCTCCAGCGCACTCGAGAGTTCGGCATTCGAATGGCGCTCGGCGCGCAGCCGTCCGATGTACGAAATCTGGTAGTTCAGGGGGGTGCGAAGTTGACACTGATCGGAATCGGCATCGGACTCGTCGGCGCGATCCTGCTCACAAGGCTCATGCGCAGTTTGTTGTTCGGCGTCACGCCGACCGATCCGATGACGTACGCAGGAAGCGTCGCCGTGCTCGCCCTCGTGTCGGTGGTCGCGTCGTATGTGCCCGCTCGCCGCGCGACCCAGGTGGATCCTGTAATCGCTCTGCGCAATGAATAG
- a CDS encoding TolC family protein, with protein MNRVIARTILVCTFAAPASASAQIPTTGRTQLPDASPTTLTMDQAVTLAHRNNPDFLATRNNRRNASAELRTAYGGLLPQLSASLSGQYQQGGQQFFNGVSLSSNSDVMQSQYDIGLNYRINAATFITPKVQRANSAAVNADIAGASESLTATIKQDYLTALQSLAQAQLQDSLVTNARAQLELAQARSQVGTGTLLDVRRAEVALSQQQVALVNARNQNEIDKLRLFQQMGVPQPQNVQLVSDLRVGDPLPALDTILALAHRQNPGVVALRAREHVADLTVDRERTEYTPTLTLSTGIGGYTYQYRDPNFLVNQAQANTASARSSCIATQEVRQAVGLPNTLAQCSTIQFTDAQAAQLRAQNAQFPFSFTRAPASVTAQLSLPIFDGFAREQRLQESQVARENARYKVKSSELALNADITAAYLSLQTAQQTVALQEANAAKARQELDFVQNEYAVGLSTFIDLSTSRTAYAQAETDHINAIYSYHKAFAVLESAVGRPLR; from the coding sequence ATGAATAGAGTCATAGCTCGCACGATACTCGTCTGTACGTTCGCCGCACCTGCCAGCGCCAGTGCGCAGATCCCAACGACCGGCCGCACCCAGCTGCCCGACGCGTCGCCGACCACGTTGACGATGGATCAGGCAGTTACGCTGGCCCATCGAAACAACCCCGATTTCCTGGCGACGCGTAACAATCGTCGCAATGCATCAGCGGAATTGCGGACCGCATACGGAGGGTTGCTGCCGCAGCTCAGCGCATCGCTCTCCGGCCAGTACCAGCAGGGCGGCCAGCAGTTCTTCAATGGTGTGTCGTTGAGCTCCAATAGCGATGTGATGCAATCACAGTATGACATCGGTCTCAACTATCGCATCAATGCCGCGACTTTCATCACGCCAAAAGTGCAGCGTGCCAACAGCGCTGCCGTGAACGCCGACATTGCCGGCGCATCGGAAAGCCTCACCGCGACAATCAAGCAGGATTACCTGACCGCGCTTCAGAGCCTGGCGCAGGCCCAGCTTCAGGACTCGCTCGTCACAAACGCCAGGGCGCAGCTGGAGCTGGCACAGGCGCGATCCCAGGTTGGTACTGGTACGCTGCTCGATGTGAGGCGCGCCGAAGTGGCGCTCAGTCAGCAGCAGGTAGCGCTGGTCAACGCACGCAATCAGAACGAGATCGACAAGCTGCGACTCTTTCAGCAGATGGGCGTGCCACAGCCACAGAACGTACAGCTCGTGAGCGATCTGAGGGTTGGCGACCCGTTACCTGCACTCGATACCATTCTTGCACTTGCGCATCGACAGAATCCCGGTGTCGTCGCGCTGAGAGCACGCGAGCATGTTGCCGATCTCACCGTGGATCGCGAGCGCACCGAGTACACTCCCACACTCACGCTCAGCACCGGCATTGGCGGGTACACGTATCAGTATCGCGATCCCAACTTCCTCGTGAATCAGGCACAGGCGAATACAGCCAGTGCACGGTCGAGCTGCATCGCTACCCAGGAAGTACGGCAGGCGGTCGGGCTTCCGAACACGCTCGCGCAGTGTAGCACCATTCAGTTCACCGATGCGCAGGCCGCGCAGCTACGGGCACAGAACGCTCAGTTCCCGTTCTCGTTCACACGCGCTCCGGCGAGCGTGACCGCGCAACTGTCGCTTCCTATCTTCGATGGGTTTGCACGCGAGCAGCGTCTTCAGGAGTCGCAGGTGGCGCGGGAGAACGCCCGCTACAAGGTGAAGTCGAGCGAGCTGGCACTCAATGCCGATATCACGGCAGCGTATCTGTCGCTCCAGACCGCGCAACAGACAGTCGCCCTCCAGGAGGCAAACGCCGCCAAGGCGCGCCAGGAGCTCGACTTCGTACAGAATGAATACGCCGTCGGTCTCTCTACGTTCATCGATCTGTCGACGTCGCGAACTGCCTACGCACAGGCCGAGACCGACCACATCAACGCGATCTACAGCTACCACAAGGCATTCGCGGTCCTGGAGAGCGCTGTAGGGCGGCCGTTGCGGTGA
- a CDS encoding sigma-54 dependent transcriptional regulator, whose translation MPTILVADDQPDIIEALRLLLKGAGYSIETARSIAGIIAAVESKPLDVVLMDLNYTRDTTSGREGLSVLGRIREIDDSLPIIVMTAWGSVNGAVDAIRHGASDYIEKPWDNTRLLTTINTQLELGKAVRAGRQLERENRALKRTGMPELIATSPRMRPILDLMERVAPSDANVLITGEHGTGKEVVARWLHAASPRARSAFVAVNMGGLSDGVFESELFGHVKGSFTDARTDRAGRFELADGGTLFLDEIANVPLNLQAKLLRVLQTREVERVGSSRPKVVNVRVLSATNVDPHEEVSAGRFREDLLFRLNTIELRLPPLRERREDIPALAAHFLERQSTRYGKHLTGFDQPAMQTLMDHLWPGNIRELEHTIERAVLLANGDVVRTSDLALTERGSTSAQRLEDLTLSEAERTLIQKALARFDGNVSHAAKALGVSRSALYRRMSAHGL comes from the coding sequence ATGCCCACAATCCTCGTAGCTGACGACCAGCCGGACATCATCGAGGCCCTCCGCCTCCTGCTCAAGGGCGCCGGCTACAGCATCGAGACCGCGCGCTCCATCGCCGGCATCATTGCGGCCGTCGAGAGCAAGCCGCTCGATGTGGTGCTCATGGATCTCAACTACACGCGCGATACCACCTCCGGGCGTGAAGGTCTGAGCGTGCTCGGCCGCATAAGAGAGATCGATGACTCGCTTCCGATCATCGTCATGACGGCGTGGGGAAGTGTCAATGGCGCGGTCGACGCGATCCGTCACGGTGCATCGGACTATATCGAGAAACCGTGGGACAACACCCGCCTGCTCACCACGATCAACACGCAGCTCGAGCTCGGCAAGGCAGTGCGCGCGGGACGCCAGCTCGAGCGCGAGAACCGCGCGCTCAAACGGACGGGCATGCCGGAGCTGATCGCGACGTCGCCACGCATGCGACCGATCCTCGATCTCATGGAGCGCGTTGCTCCGTCGGACGCGAACGTGCTCATAACGGGCGAGCACGGAACGGGAAAGGAAGTGGTGGCACGCTGGCTGCACGCCGCATCGCCGCGCGCGCGCTCCGCGTTCGTAGCGGTCAACATGGGCGGGCTGTCCGACGGTGTCTTCGAGAGCGAGCTGTTCGGTCACGTGAAGGGCTCCTTCACCGATGCGAGAACCGATCGCGCCGGCCGCTTCGAGCTCGCCGACGGCGGAACGCTGTTCCTCGATGAGATCGCCAACGTCCCGCTGAATCTGCAGGCCAAGCTGCTGCGCGTTCTGCAGACACGCGAAGTCGAGCGCGTCGGCTCGTCGCGTCCGAAAGTAGTCAACGTGCGCGTCCTCTCCGCGACCAACGTCGATCCGCACGAAGAGGTGTCCGCCGGTCGCTTCCGCGAAGACCTGCTGTTCCGTCTCAATACGATCGAGCTCAGACTGCCACCGCTGCGCGAGCGCCGCGAAGACATTCCGGCACTTGCAGCTCACTTCCTCGAGCGCCAGTCTACGCGTTATGGCAAACATCTCACCGGCTTCGATCAGCCGGCGATGCAGACGCTGATGGATCACCTCTGGCCCGGCAACATCAGGGAGCTGGAGCACACAATCGAGCGCGCAGTACTCCTCGCCAATGGAGACGTCGTGCGCACCTCCGACCTGGCATTGACGGAGCGCGGCTCGACCAGTGCGCAGCGGCTCGAAGATCTCACTCTGAGTGAAGCCGAGCGTACTCTCATCCAGAAGGCACTCGCGCGCTTCGACGGCAATGTGAGTCACGCCGCCAAGGCGCTTGGCGTCAGCCGCAGCGCACTCTACAGGCGCATGTCGGCGCATGGCCTCTGA
- a CDS encoding ATP-binding protein: MASDDRLIGSERGAAHFERRVLLLAAAVAVPGTTLALVLLWISSYSLGARIMITLAVVLAWMLLAAALRAYVIHPLRTISNLAAALREGDFSVRARGESTSDALGLALFEFNRLGAILRTQRLTALDASALARTVMREINVAVFVFDDEDILRLVNRAGERLIHLPSERAIGRSAAALGLADCLVGDPDRAFEAEFVPGENRWQLRRTTFRQGGRPHRLVVLADLSRALRDEERSAWQRLLRVLGHEINNSLAPIQSLSATLREHVKRTPRANDWEEDLDRGLEVIGGRSAALARFMAAYTLLARMPAPTRAPVDVAAWIGRIVQMETRVPISVQTGPQIVIDADADQLDQMLINLVRNAADASLETGGGVTVGWSVEDSFVDVSIQDEGFGLPETANLFVPFFTTKPGGSGIGLVLSRQIAEAHGGSLALIDGQGCEARVRLPIAPLL, translated from the coding sequence ATGGCCTCTGACGACAGACTGATCGGATCCGAGCGCGGCGCCGCACACTTCGAGCGCCGCGTTCTGCTGCTCGCTGCGGCCGTCGCCGTGCCGGGCACGACACTCGCACTCGTGCTGCTCTGGATCAGCAGCTATTCGCTCGGCGCTCGCATCATGATTACCCTGGCGGTCGTGCTCGCGTGGATGCTGCTCGCGGCAGCTCTGCGTGCCTATGTGATCCATCCACTTCGCACGATCTCGAATCTCGCAGCCGCACTGCGCGAAGGTGACTTCTCCGTGCGCGCACGCGGCGAGAGCACCAGCGACGCACTCGGCCTCGCACTGTTCGAGTTCAACAGACTCGGTGCGATACTTCGCACTCAGCGGCTCACCGCGCTGGATGCCTCTGCCCTTGCACGGACAGTGATGCGCGAGATCAACGTCGCGGTTTTCGTGTTTGATGACGAAGACATCCTGCGCCTCGTAAACCGTGCTGGCGAGCGACTCATCCACTTGCCCTCCGAGCGCGCCATCGGCCGCTCCGCGGCTGCACTCGGACTCGCCGACTGTCTCGTTGGCGATCCCGACAGAGCGTTTGAAGCCGAGTTCGTTCCCGGTGAGAATCGGTGGCAACTACGCAGGACGACTTTTCGCCAGGGCGGGCGCCCACATCGGCTTGTGGTTCTCGCCGATCTGAGCCGCGCGCTGCGTGATGAGGAGCGCAGTGCGTGGCAACGGTTGCTTCGTGTTCTCGGTCACGAGATCAACAACTCACTCGCGCCGATTCAATCGCTGTCCGCCACGCTGCGCGAGCACGTCAAACGAACGCCGCGCGCGAATGACTGGGAAGAGGATCTCGATCGCGGGCTGGAAGTAATCGGCGGGCGGTCAGCAGCACTCGCGCGCTTCATGGCGGCATATACTCTGCTCGCGCGCATGCCAGCCCCGACGCGTGCCCCCGTCGATGTCGCAGCGTGGATCGGCCGCATCGTTCAGATGGAGACACGTGTCCCGATCAGCGTTCAAACTGGCCCGCAAATCGTGATCGATGCCGATGCCGATCAGCTGGATCAGATGCTCATCAATCTCGTGCGCAATGCAGCCGATGCATCACTCGAAACCGGCGGCGGCGTAACCGTCGGCTGGAGCGTCGAGGATTCGTTCGTGGATGTGTCGATTCAGGATGAGGGGTTTGGTCTGCCCGAGACGGCCAATCTCTTCGTCCCGTTCTTTACGACCAAGCCGGGCGGATCAGGTATCGGGCTTGTTCTCAGCAGGCAGATCGCCGAGGCGCATGGCGGCAGCCTTGCACTGATCGACGGACAGGGCTGCGAGGCGCGGGTGCGCCTTCCGATCGCTCCTCTCTTATAG
- a CDS encoding YciI family protein yields MRFMIIVKATRESEAGVMPTREMLARMGAFNEELVNAGVMLAGDGLLSSAKGARVKFANGKTTVIDGPFTETKELVAGFWIWQVKSRDEAIAWLRRAPFDDAEVEIRQVAEAEDFGDEFTPDLREQEDQLRAQIARG; encoded by the coding sequence ATGCGATTCATGATCATCGTAAAGGCGACCAGGGAGTCCGAGGCTGGCGTGATGCCGACCCGTGAGATGCTGGCAAGGATGGGTGCGTTCAACGAAGAGCTCGTGAACGCTGGCGTGATGCTGGCGGGTGACGGGCTCCTCTCCAGCGCGAAGGGCGCCCGTGTGAAGTTCGCGAACGGCAAGACTACGGTCATCGACGGGCCGTTCACCGAGACCAAGGAGCTCGTCGCAGGCTTCTGGATCTGGCAGGTCAAGTCGAGAGATGAAGCCATCGCCTGGCTCCGGCGAGCGCCATTCGATGACGCGGAGGTCGAGATCCGACAGGTGGCCGAAGCCGAGGATTTCGGTGATGAATTCACGCCGGATCTGAGAGAGCAGGAAGACCAACTCCGGGCACAGATCGCACGCGGGTAG